In one window of Flavobacterium ginsengisoli DNA:
- a CDS encoding AraC family transcriptional regulator produces the protein MKVFPFKIPKSGEDPLIYQEDIEVSFYDKLHQHEEIQISFIEKGEGAVFAGDTISQYREGDILVIGSNLPHVFRSDVQENVISVMRTLFFTFNSFGKDFFELSTFRNIHPILESDKNGFIIHNAPKKVVKYFKKLRKADSYTRFILFLDILKWLSISETTPLSNYLYQKKITDNEGKRMQIVFEYVMTNFHKNITLDEIASIASMTKNAFCRYFKVRTNKSFFQFLIEVRIERVAKLLSNNEELSVLEIAELCGFNNISNFNRKFKELKQLSPLQYRKLNL, from the coding sequence TCATTTTATGATAAACTGCACCAGCATGAAGAAATTCAAATTAGTTTTATAGAAAAAGGAGAAGGAGCCGTTTTTGCTGGCGATACTATTTCGCAATATCGCGAGGGCGATATATTGGTAATTGGAAGCAATCTGCCCCATGTATTTAGAAGCGATGTTCAAGAAAATGTAATTTCTGTAATGCGAACTTTATTCTTTACTTTCAATTCGTTTGGGAAAGATTTTTTTGAATTATCTACTTTCCGAAATATTCATCCTATTTTAGAAAGCGACAAAAATGGATTTATCATTCATAACGCACCAAAAAAAGTAGTCAAATATTTTAAGAAGTTACGAAAAGCCGACAGTTATACACGATTTATATTATTTCTTGATATTCTAAAATGGCTCTCAATATCTGAAACTACTCCGCTTTCTAATTATTTATATCAAAAGAAAATAACTGATAATGAAGGGAAAAGAATGCAGATTGTGTTTGAATATGTTATGACTAACTTTCATAAAAACATAACGCTTGATGAAATTGCTTCGATAGCCAGTATGACCAAAAATGCTTTTTGTCGGTATTTTAAAGTCCGGACAAACAAATCTTTTTTTCAGTTTCTAATTGAAGTGCGCATTGAGAGAGTCGCAAAATTATTATCTAATAATGAGGAACTCTCTGTTTTGGAAATTGCCGAATTATGCGGCTTCAATAATATTTCCAATTTTAATCGAAAGTTTAAAGAATTAAAACAGCTTTCTCCTTTGCAATATAGAAAGCTGAATTTGTAA